CAACTCCCTGCACAGCAGGAAAGCTCTCCGGAACTCACGCATCGTCAGTCAGAAGGACGATGTGCACGTCTGCATCATGTGCCTGCGTGCCATCATGAACTACCAGGTACAGCGTCACGCCGCACCACAGTGCTGCACCATGGGCTCCGCAGAGGCCATCACAATGTTCTGGCAATGTTGCCACAAGGTTATAGAAACATTGCTAAGTGACAATTATTAGTGTAAAGACTTCAGCTTTTTCTGGTCCATGTAAAAATCACTCTAATGTCCTCTCAGAACTGGGGAAAGTGCTTCTGTTGGGAACATAATTAGCTGGAGTGCTTGAGTACTAGAATGGTGCATGATAGGGCAATCCGACTGGTTAGAGAGTACATtgtgtggtgtcagtgtgtatgtggaaCAGGAGGTGCTGTTTGAcagctcactctctctctctcctcagtctgGGTTCAACTTGGTGATGACCCACCCACGTTGTGTGAATGAGATCACCCTCAGCCTAAACAACAAGAACCCCAGGTGAGCGAATCCATCtatatctgtctgtgtctcagtctGTCTTTATCAGCCACATCACCTTGGCTTGTCTCAGCTGGATACTTCTCAGGCTATTTCTGTTCATGCATGACAGGTGGGCCTGCTCTGTGGCAGGTCACCATGgtttctctgctgcagtgaCTTTTCTTTGTGACAGATCCTGTTGGATTTATTCTGGGGGCTGGTATGTAactgtgtatgtgaatatgtatgcgtgtatggAGGTTTTAATGGATTaatatttgtgtgcgtgtgtgtgtatgcgtgcatgttaTATCCACAGGACCAAAGCACTTGTTCTGGAGCTGTTAGCTGCGGTTTGCCTGGTGAGGGGAGGCCATGACATCATCCTCGCTGCTTTTGACAACTTCAAAGAGGTCAGGAGCTTTTTAAACACCCCACTGATCTGGTCAGTCCTCTTGACCCATCTCTCTGTggtctctcactgtctcaatACACTGTCTCCTTCCATTAAACCACACTGCCTCTCTACTTCGAGCTTTTTGAGCCAAAGCTTCACCCTCACTTCCAATGCCCCAGTTTCAGCTCTTACAAAAAGTTTCTTTCCAGTCAACTACATTAACCGCAATCTGATTTTTCTCTTCTGTCACTCACActctgctcctgctgtgtcagagagtTGAGAGCAAAATGTGTTTGGAATGGGCTGGTTCGCATGGTTCTAGCTGCCTGCAGTTCTAGATATAGGAGATGCTGTTTTCCACAGCAtcctcccacctcccaccctCAGCAGTTGCCCAGGCAGTTGTCCCTTGGCAAACACGACAGGggcaccccaaaaaaaaacacaacacttgCTGGACTTGACACTTGACCCGTCCCTGGGACTTCTCCCTCTAGAATGGAGCAACTGTTCCTGGTCCTGGGGCTTCAGCCAACCAGGCATTTTAGTGTGGCACATTATTAAAAGAACAAGCACACTAATGGTAGCTCATGCTTGGCCCAGTGCCCTTGCCATCATCAGGGCTATTCTTAGGCATTTTAGTGTTACACATGAAAGACTGACACATTTATTTGGTTTATATTTGCAACTGACTacttgaaaatgtgaaacaggATCCACCAGATGCTTACAGAAAGCAGCTTCCATTTGTTCTTACATATCTTAGTCTGGTGGCAGGGCTGCCTCAATGAGGTTCAATTACTTTGAGTCGGTGCATTTTTAAAGGCCTGTAACCTGATACACAAAGATATGTGCCACTTAAGCAATGCACACAATGTTGTCAAATATTTAGGGTTAAGATGAGGTCTTACCAGATTCCTGCCACTACATATAAAGAATACTAACATCTGCCAATAAGTAATATAGTAAACAGACATTATTAACCTCTACCCTACTTTCCATCGCATTCTTACGCTAGAGCACAAACCCAGCCAACAGAGAAACATCCCCCGGCATTGCTGCAACATTTTAAAACGTGATGATGACGTACATCTCCACTACCACACACGTGCGCAAACGTCAAAGGAATGCTGTCAGAATGCTATGCTGGCCAGGGGGAATGCAGCAGAGCACCAGACGACTTGCTGTGTGGAGCTCCTGGAATGTGGACAAccagagcacagaacacaggccAAGTGGCCGAGTGTCAAACGCCTGGCCGAGTGTCAAAGCCAGGGATGTGCATTGCAGGGGCAATATGGGTGAGAGACGGAGTGCCAGTGTTTGTGGGTGGAGGGAATGGCACAGGCCCCACCTACAAGGACTAGGTGCCAGCATAGTTCGGTGTCGTATACAGCAAGCAGAGCGTGGGCATTGTTTGGGCAGCCAGCAGGCAAGCCGGAGCACTGCATTATTCAGAGTAGGTGTGTGGGTGAAGGGGATGCAGTTTTAACTGTtgaacagtttgtgtgtgtgccctgcACATCACAATCTGCTTCAATAGATGGATTTGTATTTTGTGACAGTGCAGCTGTAGTATTCACCTGCGCTTGTGTTATTTGAGCCGCTCATAATTTCTCAGGATAAGGACGTGGACTCAGCAAATACACCCTAATGAACaaaacatgagagagagagagagagagagagctttccctccctcttctcttccacctcAGCAATATTCCTGCGATTGCACTCGGCAAACTCGGCAGAGAGGCACTAATGAAATGCAGAGCCCATCCCAGCCTGTCAGCCAGCACAGTGCGGAGGTAGTCTCAGCCCCGCggactctccctccctcccaacACCACGTGCCTCGCTGGCACTCATCCGTCCCCCCTCTCTGCCAATAGCCTGCCCTgtaatgtgattgtgtgtagACAGACAAATACCAATTTATGGTATAACGTGATTGATTATGCATCCGCGCCTGCcaaacatggaaataaaaaaaaatagaatgtgACCACAATTTAACTCCCTGGGCCTCTTTGGTTTCAACTTGCTGTTATAACAGGTCCCAAATAGCAATTCAGGTTACTATTAGTGTCCCTGAGATGCTACTGAACAATGGAATTTTGTGTAAGAGCCTTTCATTTGGATAAGAGTTAGTCAATAAGGCTGTGGGATGCATTTCACACTGCCTCAGGATCCCATCTCTCAGTGTAGTGTACGCCAGCGCCACTTTGGTTCAGCAGACTGAATCAGTAGGCAATGCTGCCCTCCTGTGGACATGTCTGTCAAGGCAGGACTGTGCACTGTCATGTAAGTGGaggtgtttctgtctctttctcttcaggTGTGTGGGGAAAAGAACCGCTTCGAGAAGCTCATGGAATATTTCACCAATGAAGACAGCAACATAGACTTCATGgtgagctttaaaaaaaatgtacagggGATTTCACCCTCCTTGAGACCAGATCAAAAAGGACTGAGAAGCATGTAAAACCAATGACATTTTTTGGGCAATGGGTGGCAGGGATAGCACCAATAAACGTAGCTATGATGCCTGATACTATGACAGCATCTCCATAATGTTTCACTGTAATTACTGGATGATAAAGTTTTTTATGCTGATGAAACTGTTATTAACTGTGTATTTTGACAGTATGGTGTGTAATATGGTAATTATCTGATATCGCTGTGCACCCAtgtttctccccccccccccccccaacaggtGGCATGCATGCAGTTCATCAACATTGTGGTCCACTCTGTAGAAAACATGAACTTCCGAGTGCACCTGCAGTATGAGTTCACCCACCACGGGCTGGATGAGTATCTGGAGGTGAGCTGTCTGAGCATTTGAAACATAACAACCAAGCTCCAACCCTGACCTTTGGCCCCTCATACATGAGACCTAaacctgacatttttatttgatgtcTACAATCCATTATAGATTTCTGCATATCACCTTAGATTGTGAATTTTGTAATCAAACTGCAAATCTCTGAATATCTGTTCTCATCTAGTAGAATTCACAatccacactgccacaccaaTAGTATACACAAAACTATTTTGCCACTCACAATAGTGGATAGAACTAGAAGCATAACAGGCAGATGGGCTGAGCTTGTACTGATTAAATCAGAGCAAGTCAATTTTCCTCTTTGGCTTATCTCAATCTAATAACACTGTCTCTGTCATGTATGAGTGTGGTCGTGACTGGAAAATCAGCTCAACAAATAAAAGTCACCCACTCACTGACTCCCTGTCTCTTCTAAAGTAAGTGTTGTCAcaatgttttaccactagaggtgCCACATATCAAAATGCCAGCATAATATGAATCCTGCAGTTACCACATTTTTCTACTGAAAGAACTCTAGGGCAATAAAGCCAGCACATCACTCGCTGGCGACAAGAGCAGGTTTTACTCATAAAGCCATATTGTCTGCAGACCTTCCTCTGTGTGCcactctgtctgtatgtgtgtgttgtctgaCAGAAGCTGAGGCTTGCAGGCTGGTGCCTGAGTGTAGGTGAGACAGACCACCGCCGTGTGCATCACcactgattctgtgtgtgtttctctgtctttggcAGAGGCTGAAGTTCACAGAGAGTGACAAGCTGCTGGTGCAGATCCAGGCTTACCTGGACAACGTGTTTGACGTAGGGGCGCTGCTGGAGGATGCAGAGACCAAGAACGCCCTTCTAGAGCATATGGAGGAGCTACAGGAGCATAATGcacaggtgtgcacacacacacatgcaaacacacctttgcacactcatatacacatttatatacacagatacacacatatacacgtagacaaatacacagacagaactCTGAACATAATTCTGCACATATAATATCTAAATAGACACAGCTTTCTTTCCGAAGGAGTCCGAAACTACATTAGCACAGCAATTTGAGGAAACGGATAATAAACTgctctccgtgtgtgtgtgtgtgtgtgtgtgtattccagCTAAGTGCCAGGCTGCAGGAGAGTGAGAGCGAAGCCATGGAGAAGATTGCAGAGCTGGAGAAGCAGCTCATTCAGGCCACCAAGGAAGCAGAGGTGCTCAAGGTATAGCCCCAATAGGAGAAAGGATTGGCACatttacattatgcattttatcTTTACCCTGGAGCTGTTTGTGGAAAAATCCTGATCATAACACAGAGGATACCTGGTGCATGCCTCAGTTCTTTTGTATAAGGCATACAAACACCAAAATATGTTAAATCCTTCTCAAGTTCTGCTGGTGTAGATTTCTGTGTTCTGGTACTCCTTGACACATCAACACTTTACACCCTGAAGAGTATTCCCAATCTGTTGAATCGTGGTTAGGGGAGTTTATTCAAAATTGATATTTCTCAGCTCACTATGCTTTCTTTCTTCTTAATGATTTACCAGTTGATTTTGGCATGCCTAATGTTTTGGGTATGTCTCTGattaatttattcagtttatttattaaatttatttctcAGCCTCATTTCTCAGCTTTACTGGCACTGACACTTCTTTGGTCCTTAATGTTGTCAGACACCAGCAAGTCAAATGCAACGCCTTGAATCAATACTAGACATTGACAGCTCTCTTGTGTGTGCTCTAACCTTGCAATCAAACACACCTGCCTTATAAAAGACAGTTGTGAGATCAATAGTGCAAATTCTTGTGGTATTCTACAATGTGGAGACTACGTTCAAAACTTGCTGTATTTTCTGAAGTTCACCTGACATAGAATATACTCTCAAATTAAAGCTGCAGTCTGCACTGTAAccctgtaaaacaaaaatgtgtcactttttttACATGTTCACTGTACGTGTCCCTAATTACTTGAATTGAATCACTTAAAAGTGATAATCtgttacatatgtatttttaggCCATACACATTTTGaccattacaaaaaacattccatcaatttttatttattattaagaGGTATTGATGTGTATATTCCAGTTTAATAAAAGCTGGAAGAAGGTTTGGAACTTTACGCCAAACATGTCTGTGCGACCGACAGGAGAGCCTGCGAGAGTCATGTGCTCAGGTGAGCaccctgcagcagagagagagagagcgggagctggacagggacagggagagggacagggagagggacagagagcgtGCTTCTCAAGCCTCCTCAGAGCTGGAGCTCAAGGTCCAGGAGCTGCAAGACCGGGGGCTGATTCGCTTGGAGCGTTCCGCATCTGGAGTCCTGGATATCCAGGTGGTGCCTATTACTGTGATAGAGCCCATCCCCATACCTGCCACTCATACAGGTAAGCCTGACCCCACATCTGCCAGTCGCACccatctgcctgtctgcacttcatatgtgtgcatgtgttgtttcATTTATGCTGCATTAGATGTGATTGCCCCCaataaaaaagtttaatttaataCATTGATAGACCACGACAGAAGGTAAAGACCAGTATTATACCAGCAGACCAGTTTCTTCAGAAGCCTGTGATATGGGTGATTAAAGCACTTATAATGCAAACTAGCACTGTATACTGACATCTTTtgagtatgtatatgtgtcCAATAAAATCAGATCCAATGTAAATAATTAAGTTTCCCAATTTTTTGGTTTCTCAGCAGGTTCAGGTGACATGACAACCGTTGATGCCCCTTcagctcttcctcttccctcagtcccgcctcctcccccagcccctcccctccctgcagcaACAGAGGAGCCCTGTGAACAAACCCAagctccacctccccctccccctccccctccacctccaccccctcccctgccttcCTCCCTtgccccacctcctcccccacccccacccggaGGTggccctcccccacctcctccaccacctggGAGTGgacctccaccccctccaggTGAATTACCTGCTGGTGCTCCAGGTGAGCTGACACACTCAGCCAATGTTGAGATCTACTTTAACCTACTGATGTGTTCAATGCAAGCTCAGTACATGTTCTTTATCTTCCCTTGCAGGCATTAAAGGCAAAAAGCCTATCAAGACAAAATACCGCATGCCTCAGTTCAACTGGCAGGCCCTCAAGCCCAACCAAGTTACCGGAACCGTCTTCAATGAGCTGGATGATGAACAAGTGTTAGAGGTAAGGCCACCAGGTCACCATGTACTATATTATCTGTGAGAAAGTCTCTGTGTTCTGAGGTATCTACCACTTTCACTGTCTTCCCTTGTCTGAGACCAAATCCTGTGTCAGATCGCCAGTTCTCACTTTTGCTTTGTCCTGACAGGAGCTGAACATGGATGCCTTTGAGGAGATGTTTAAGACTAAGGCTCAAGGGCCTCCGGTAAACCTGGGCACCCTGAAGGTGAAGGTGACCCAGAAGACCCCCAGCAAAGTCTCCCTGATTGAGCCCAACAGAGCCAAGAATCTGGCCATCACCCTGCGCAAGGGCGGCATGACCGCCTCTGAAATCTGCACCGCCATAGAGATGTATGCACTGCTCGCCTCTCTTCCCCGCGAATGCCTGAGCCTTACTTTATTCGGCTCAGGACACCTTGAATATTCATTGCATGAAGCTTTGCTCCTCTgccattccctccctctccctttctccctcaaGAGATTCAGAAACAACCGTTTTCCTATCCTTTTGAATAAATGTGCctaaaaaaacaatcacatctGAACTATAATGAATGTGATAAGAGACAAAACCCACCTACAGGatccgcctccctctctcatcttcCCTAAATACAATGTTCTCATGTTCTCgtgttgtttcttgttttatgaCTCTTAACTATTTTACAAAatctatttttacttttttgtttatttactatTATAATTTTAATGCACGATCAGAGCAATATGAATAATAACACTATTTCAGGTACAGGAAAATGGATGAGCCAAGACGTACTGAATAGCATCTTCTCACCTAATGCTGTTATGTTCTGCTGATGTTCTCTtgcaccccctccaccccctctgaCCCATCTCCTTCCGTACCCTCAGGTACAACCAGCAGGCCCTGAGCCTGGACTTCCTGGAGCTGTTGGAGCGCTTCATCCCGACGGACTACGAGCTGAAGCTAATCCAGAATTACGAGCGGGAGGGGCGACCGCTGGACGAGCTGTCGGAGGAGGACTGCTTCATGATGCGCTTCAGCAAGATCCCACGCCTCTCGCAGAGGATCAGCACCCTCACCTTCATGGGCAACTTCCCGGACAGCGTTCAGCTGCTACAGCCGGTCCGTCTCTCACTCTCCTTGCGCTCTCACTTCCTCCCTCGCCACAGGTCACAAAGACCAGCCAGTGCAGCTCTGGCACTCGAAGCACATTGCCTTCTGAGATGACCAAGCATCGTGCGAGAAACTAATGCTCTTTGTGTCGCCCTCCAGCAACTGAACGCCATCATCGCAGCGTCAATGTCCATCAAGTCCTCCACCAAGCTGAAAAAGATCTTGGAGGTAGGGAGAGGGTTCAGTTGACCTCATGCCAAAAGCTGAGCTGCGTTGCGTTTGAGCCAGAGAGTGAGGTGTgcactccctctccccaccaGATCATCCTGGCTTTTGGGAACTACATGAACAGCAGTAAGAGGGGGGCTGCCTACGGTTTCCGCCTGCAGAGTCTGGACCTGGTGAGGAGGCTGCAGAAACAAGCTGCTGATCGCGTCAATTTTACGTCAAAGTTACGCTGCCAGTGAAGAATGAGTCCTACACTACAAAGCTAAGGATAGACCAGCTGTAGAGTTGTGGTCTTTGCTCTTGGTTGTCTTGttcaaaaaaaattcacctAATGTGTTTCCTCAATCAAGTGTCTCAAAGGGCCGACAAAAGGAAACACCTATTCTACTTTATGTACTGAAAACTGTCACTCATGTAGTGAACCTATCTATCTTCCTCTCCCGGGCCATCTAGCTGCTGGACACTAAATCCACGGACCGAAAGCAGACATTGCTGCACTTCATTGTCAGCATCATCCAGGAGAAGTATCCTGAGCTGCAGTCCTTCCACTCTGAGCTGCACTTTGTGGACAAGGCTGCCCTGGGTAAACtgaaacacacttacacacacacacacacacacacacatctcacttCCATTGCATTTGCCTGGATTAGTCTTAGCAAGTTATCAATTCTCACTTCCATTCTACGCTAAGTTAATATCTGAATCAGATCTATACCTCTCCACTAACAGTCAGCACTGAAGCAGATCTTACTAGTGTGGATCCTTTGAAATGTCCTGGAAATTCAGACAGACATAAGTAATGTGGCTGCATTTAGCTATagcatttgttgttttgaatgagTTGATCAGTGTcgatctttgtgtgtgtgtgtgtgtcagtttctTTAGACAGCATCCTGCAGGACGTTCGCTCCCTGGAGAGGGGCATGGAGGTGACCCGGAAGGAGTTCATGGTGCAGGATGACAACCCTGTGCTGAAGGACTTCCTGAAGAACAACAGCCATCTGTTGGATACACTGGTGACCGATGGCAAAACTGCCCAGGTCAGTACATACACTGTCCTCCTCACACTTTCTCTAACTATGTCACCTCCAGTAACCAGGTATTTACCCTCAGATTGGGGGCATAACCCCACAGCTTGTCCCCCAGCAATATCTGAGTAATGCACTGAACTAATAATCAGAACTTGCTGGCTACAGTTTATAAATGGTTGAATGAAGTGAAGAATTTTGGTTGGAAGACATGTTAGTGCACTACGACCACGACCAATAAAGCGtctatttgttttctgtaatatgACTATGTAataatctgttttttgttggCTTCACTGTACTGTGTGGACTTGGTGTAGACACTATACTCTTGATGAATGTAGACACCATACTCTTGACTGGTATAAACACTTGGGTCTGACTGGTGTAGATGCTAGAGTCTGATTGGTGTAGAAAATAGAGTCTCcttgctctgtctgtcctctgcagGAGGCATACAAGTCAGTGGTGGAATATTTTGGGGAGAATCCAAAGACCACACCACCCTCcatgtttttccctgtgtttgtgcGATTCATCAAGGCCTACAAGGTGAGGGGCAGTGCTGCTCAgtcgagtgtgtgtgtgtgtgtgtgtgtgtgtgtgggtgtgtgtgtgtgtgtgtgtctgaggagtGCGTAGTGCACTGATAATGTGAACCACTGCCCATGTGGGTCCAAGGTTATTATGCTCATATGTACTTCCCTTTCATCCCTGCAGCAAGCGGAACAAGACAATGAGCAAAGGAAGAAGCAGGAGGCCATGATCAGTGAGGAAGTCGGAGAGGCGCCTGCCACCCCTGCCAAGACTGAGTCCACAGGACACAAGGTCTGTGGGACACTGATTGTATCGCTGAGACTGAGGCCAGAGACTACAGGCTCAAATGCTTACTCTAAACACATCAGCACAAAGGCAGCAAATAGCTGCCCAGTAATTCAGTTGTAGAAATACAGAGGATTGAATACACCATGCAACACTTCATATATTGCCATTATTCTTTTCATGACATTAAGCAAAATTCTGGCTGTCCTA
This genomic stretch from Megalops cyprinoides isolate fMegCyp1 chromosome 1, fMegCyp1.pri, whole genome shotgun sequence harbors:
- the LOC118781393 gene encoding formin-like protein 1 isoform X1, producing the protein MGNAAGSMELPLGREAKSVTATPAPVAPQKQPAPPKLPMPPEEELEERFSVVLNSMNLPPDKVKLLCQYDNEKKWELVCDQERFQVKNPPSAYLLKLKSYLDQGGVTRKFKRRVQESTQVLRELEISLRTNHIGWAQEFLNNQNKGLDVLVDYLSFAQCAVTYDMESMDNGGLPADRGKSLDKSVEDLSKSASNSPTHGASKAARALTVRFNSLHSRKALRNSRIVSQKDDVHVCIMCLRAIMNYQSGFNLVMTHPRCVNEITLSLNNKNPRTKALVLELLAAVCLVRGGHDIILAAFDNFKEVCGEKNRFEKLMEYFTNEDSNIDFMVACMQFINIVVHSVENMNFRVHLQYEFTHHGLDEYLERLKFTESDKLLVQIQAYLDNVFDVGALLEDAETKNALLEHMEELQEHNAQLSARLQESESEAMEKIAELEKQLIQATKEAEVLKESLRESCAQVSTLQQRERERELDRDRERDRERDRERASQASSELELKVQELQDRGLIRLERSASGVLDIQVVPITVIEPIPIPATHTAGSGDMTTVDAPSALPLPSVPPPPPAPPLPAATEEPCEQTQAPPPPPPPPPPPPPPLPSSLAPPPPPPPPGGGPPPPPPPPGSGPPPPPGELPAGAPGIKGKKPIKTKYRMPQFNWQALKPNQVTGTVFNELDDEQVLEELNMDAFEEMFKTKAQGPPVNLGTLKVKVTQKTPSKVSLIEPNRAKNLAITLRKGGMTASEICTAIEMYNQQALSLDFLELLERFIPTDYELKLIQNYEREGRPLDELSEEDCFMMRFSKIPRLSQRISTLTFMGNFPDSVQLLQPQLNAIIAASMSIKSSTKLKKILEIILAFGNYMNSSKRGAAYGFRLQSLDLLLDTKSTDRKQTLLHFIVSIIQEKYPELQSFHSELHFVDKAALVSLDSILQDVRSLERGMEVTRKEFMVQDDNPVLKDFLKNNSHLLDTLVTDGKTAQEAYKSVVEYFGENPKTTPPSMFFPVFVRFIKAYKQAEQDNEQRKKQEAMISEEVGEAPATPAKTESTGHKLPMMPKLPQMDLIAELKKRQVKPLVREGKDGAIEDIITDLRNQPYRRTDLGRRSSKKKPGQQLQVSSDISL
- the LOC118781393 gene encoding formin-like protein 1 isoform X3, producing the protein MGNAAGSMELPLGREAKSVTATPAPVAPQKQPAPPKLPMPPEEELEERFSVVLNSMNLPPDKVKLLCQYDNEKKWELVCDQERFQVKNPPSAYLLKLKSYLDQGGVTRKFKRRVQESTQVLRELEISLRTNHIGWAQEFLNNQNKGLDVLVDYLSFAQCAVTFNSLHSRKALRNSRIVSQKDDVHVCIMCLRAIMNYQSGFNLVMTHPRCVNEITLSLNNKNPRTKALVLELLAAVCLVRGGHDIILAAFDNFKEVCGEKNRFEKLMEYFTNEDSNIDFMVACMQFINIVVHSVENMNFRVHLQYEFTHHGLDEYLERLKFTESDKLLVQIQAYLDNVFDVGALLEDAETKNALLEHMEELQEHNAQLSARLQESESEAMEKIAELEKQLIQATKEAEVLKESLRESCAQVSTLQQRERERELDRDRERDRERDRERASQASSELELKVQELQDRGLIRLERSASGVLDIQVVPITVIEPIPIPATHTAGSGDMTTVDAPSALPLPSVPPPPPAPPLPAATEEPCEQTQAPPPPPPPPPPPPPPLPSSLAPPPPPPPPGGGPPPPPPPPGSGPPPPPGELPAGAPGIKGKKPIKTKYRMPQFNWQALKPNQVTGTVFNELDDEQVLEELNMDAFEEMFKTKAQGPPVNLGTLKVKVTQKTPSKVSLIEPNRAKNLAITLRKGGMTASEICTAIEMYNQQALSLDFLELLERFIPTDYELKLIQNYEREGRPLDELSEEDCFMMRFSKIPRLSQRISTLTFMGNFPDSVQLLQPQLNAIIAASMSIKSSTKLKKILEIILAFGNYMNSSKRGAAYGFRLQSLDLLLDTKSTDRKQTLLHFIVSIIQEKYPELQSFHSELHFVDKAALVSLDSILQDVRSLERGMEVTRKEFMVQDDNPVLKDFLKNNSHLLDTLVTDGKTAQEAYKSVVEYFGENPKTTPPSMFFPVFVRFIKAYKQAEQDNEQRKKQEAMISEEVGEAPATPAKTESTGHKLPMMPKLPQMDLIAELKKRQVKPLVREGKDGAIEDIITDLRNQPYRRTDLGRRSSKKKPGQQLQVSSDISL
- the LOC118781393 gene encoding formin-like protein 1 isoform X2, whose product is MGNAAGSMELPLGREAKSVTATPAPVAPQKQPAPPKLPMPPEEELEERFSVVLNSMNLPPDKVKLLCQYDNEKKWELVCDQERFQVKNPPSAYLLKLKSYLDQGGVTRKFKRRVQESTQVLRELEISLRTNHIGWAQEFLNNQNKGLDVLVDYLSFAQCAVTYDMESMDNGGLPADRGKSLDKSVEDLSKSASNSPTHGASKAARALTVRFNSLHSRKALRNSRIVSQKDDVHVCIMCLRAIMNYQSGFNLVMTHPRCVNEITLSLNNKNPRTKALVLELLAAVCLVRGGHDIILAAFDNFKEVCGEKNRFEKLMEYFTNEDSNIDFMVACMQFINIVVHSVENMNFRVHLQYEFTHHGLDEYLERLKFTESDKLLVQIQAYLDNVFDVGALLEDAETKNALLEHMEELQEHNAQLSARLQESESEAMEKIAELEKQLIQATKEAEVLKESLRESCAQVSTLQQRERERELDRDRERDRERDRERASQASSELELKVQELQDRGLIRLERSASGVLDIQVVPITVIEPIPIPATHTGSGDMTTVDAPSALPLPSVPPPPPAPPLPAATEEPCEQTQAPPPPPPPPPPPPPPLPSSLAPPPPPPPPGGGPPPPPPPPGSGPPPPPGELPAGAPGIKGKKPIKTKYRMPQFNWQALKPNQVTGTVFNELDDEQVLEELNMDAFEEMFKTKAQGPPVNLGTLKVKVTQKTPSKVSLIEPNRAKNLAITLRKGGMTASEICTAIEMYNQQALSLDFLELLERFIPTDYELKLIQNYEREGRPLDELSEEDCFMMRFSKIPRLSQRISTLTFMGNFPDSVQLLQPQLNAIIAASMSIKSSTKLKKILEIILAFGNYMNSSKRGAAYGFRLQSLDLLLDTKSTDRKQTLLHFIVSIIQEKYPELQSFHSELHFVDKAALVSLDSILQDVRSLERGMEVTRKEFMVQDDNPVLKDFLKNNSHLLDTLVTDGKTAQEAYKSVVEYFGENPKTTPPSMFFPVFVRFIKAYKQAEQDNEQRKKQEAMISEEVGEAPATPAKTESTGHKLPMMPKLPQMDLIAELKKRQVKPLVREGKDGAIEDIITDLRNQPYRRTDLGRRSSKKKPGQQLQVSSDISL